A genomic segment from Vidua macroura isolate BioBank_ID:100142 chromosome Z, ASM2450914v1, whole genome shotgun sequence encodes:
- the LOC128822584 gene encoding E3 ubiquitin-protein ligase Topors-like, protein MAPGAAEALRESGSAAPAATSGGQREAAAAGLCPICLGAVDNAAHVDTCLHTFCFACIRQWAAVRAACPLCRQRFGRILHTVRADDDYQEYVLGPPGCQQSAAAAQSVLGTSPRWRYHLRPRPHRRPAARRRGRPPGDGERAPRTSDTSAR, encoded by the coding sequence ATGGCGCCCGGTGCCGCGGAGGCTCTGCGGGAGAGCGGCTCCGCCGCGCCGGCCGCCACGAGCGGGGGGCAGCGGGAGGCAGCGGCAGCCGGGCTGTGCCCCATCTGCCTGGGCGCCGTGGACAACGCGGCGCACGTGGACACCTGCCTGCACACCTTCTGCTTCGCCTGCATCCGGCAGTGGGCTGCCGTGCGCGCCGCCTGCCCGCTCTGCAGGCAGCGCTTCGGCCGCATCCTGCACACGGTCAGGGCGGACGACGACTACCAGGAGTACGTGCTCGGCCCGCCCGGCTGCCAGCAGAGCGCCGCGGCCGCGCAGAGCGTGCTCGGCACATCCCCGCGCTGGCGCTACCACCTGCGCCCGCGGCCCCACCGCCGTCCCGCTGCCAGGAGAAGGGGGCGGCCGCCAGGGGACGGAGAGAGAGCTCCAAGAACCTCTGACACCTCTGCCCGATAG